ccAACATACTGAATGTGATAAATTTGGCTTCATTGAAACTGTCAGGGAGGCGTCTGGCCAGGAAAGCAATAATGAAACTTATGGTGGCCAGGAGGCCAAGGTATCCCAGCATGCACCAGAAAGCTGTTGATGATCCTTCATTACAGTTTACTATAATGATTCCAGGTTTGGTTTCAATGTCAAGTTCATGAAAGGGTTGGAAAAAAATCAACCAAATCAAACAAATAGAGAGCTGAATTAAAGCACAACACAAAATGAGGACATAAGGCACTTTCACCCCTGTCCACTTTCTTAACCTGCTGCCTGGTTTGGTTGCATTAAAGGCTATGACAACAGTGATGGTTTTGGCCAGAACACAGGAGATACAAAGATCAAAAACCATCCCAAATGCCACCTGGCGCAGAAGACACTTTTCAGGTTGTGGGTAACCAATGAACCCTAAAGAGCAAAGGAAACAGAGGAACAGGGAAAGCAGGAGAAGACAACTAACAGAATAGTTGTTGGCTCGGACAATTGCTGTttctttataatacataaaaattcCCAAAATAATAAGAGGCACCAGTGATGAGAAGATGGTGATAGCTGCCAAGCTAAAACCTAAGGGAGTTTCATAGGAAAGAAACTCTGTCGTTCTTGGTATACATTTAGTTCTTTGTAGATTGGGCCATGAGTCCCAGGAACATGGTAGACATTCAACAGCATCTGGAGAGGTACATTCTTATAAACTTCTGAAAATCATATAAAGTGATGTATGTTacaaaataacaggaaataaTAGTATACCTGTTTGATTTGAAATATATCCCTGGGGACACCGGGCACATGCATAGCAACAAAGAGGTTTCCCTGGTTCTATCACCTTCCTAGATCCAGGAGTACAACTTGGGCTGCATTTGGAAACAGGAACCTATAGAAGTTTGGATGGGTTTATAATGAAATAACACAATATTACTACCATCACAATGCAATATTGGAGAAAACaataatacattaaatataatattactaTTTCAATATGGCCCCAGATATATTATCATTACACAGTTGCAAATTACATAGGTTCCTATAGAAATTAGAATGTGAATTGTGAAAAGAAATTGTGAGTtttctaaaactcccataaactcccatgaattcaaaatgtaaccaattgaaatttattataaaaatacatttttctaaacaCAGGTGAATAGGATAAATCCGAAagctcgatttgagttttttctctgaaaaaaccttgaatgtcaggaaagctgcaaacatcaccaaattgatccctggacctctcctattgacttatacagcaattcagcaggttttaggtggtgaatagtcaaactTGAATTCTTAAACAACCAGAgcattataaatctcaaaaatgtaattcaaattttttcaaaaactcaaatcaaatttggataactccttagtcaaatttggcagttttggccatgaaaaaaaaaatcaaaaatttgaattttgaaattcaaattcaaaattcgacccttgataaatctgtcccttaaagaCTCTTTAAATAAATACCAGCTTTTTTAAGTGCCCCCTTGCTTGTATTTGTTTGTGTCTGAGCTGTGTCTGTCATTGTTAAGAGgctaagggccagatttaattaTGACGAGTACCACTGGTTGGTCAACCCAAGATTTCAGGTTCCTTCTTGTTTCTTTGATCCAGACAAAATTGAGCCCCCAACCTCCATGTGAAAAGCTCCAAGGAAAAGCTATTAGTTTATTTATTCTGACCACTATGTATTGTCATACAAAGATAGTCTGTTCACTTGgtaggtatatactgtatcactgACACAAGAATTgacaaaacttgaatttctatAAGAGAATGTTAAAAAGTAGGCCAATTAAATTAAACTACACCAGATATGTTAAGAACAGACAgaactaaaaaatatttagaggCATAGAAACTGGATTCACTCTCCACTCACCTGTGTGTCATTGTTATTCCATGTAATACCAACAGTGTCtatattcaaggtttttccatCTGGAGCATTTAAATCATAACTTCCAACTGTAACTGGCTCCAGGATGTCCTTGTCTTTTGCACACCAATTGACAATGTCATATATTGGAGGGGGGTttccttttgcatcaaaaaataCTTGGCTCCCATCTTGGGCCTTGAATCTTACATTGTTAACATAGTGTAGAAGCTGAAATGTTTAACCACATACAGTATTGTCAGTTTAAGCAGTGAAATAAATTacatacaggggccgattcactaacttcgagtgaaggattcgaagttaaaaaacttcgaatttcgatgtttttttgggctacttcgaccatcgaatgggctacttcgaccttcgactacgactatcgaaggatttgaagtaaaaatcgttgactattcgaccattcgatagtcgaagtactgtctctttaaaaaaaactttgaccccctagttcggcatctaaaagctaccgaagtcaatgttagcctatggggaaggtccccataggcttggctaactttttctgaacgaaggatattccttcgatcgttggattaaaatcctttgaatcgttagattcgaaggatttaatcgttcgatcgaaggaataatcgttcgatcgtactatctgccctaaatccttcgacttcgatattcgaagtcgaaggattttagttcctagtcgaatatcgagggttaattaaccctcgatattcgacccttagtgaatcggcccctaagtgattATAATGTTACTCTCTTACCTGCCAAGGGTGAAATGATGAGAtattataaaaaaactttgaccccctagttcggcatctaaaagctaccgaagtcaatgttagcctatggggaaggtccccataggcttggctaactttttctgaacgaaggatattccttcgatcgttggattaaaatcctttgaatcgttagattcgaaggatttaatcgttcgatcgaaggaataatcgttcgatcgtactatctgccctaaatccttcgacttcgatattcgaagtcgaaggattttagttcctagtcgaatatcgagggttaattaaccctcgatattcgacccttagtgaatcggcccctaagtgattATAATGTTACTCTCTTACCTGCCAAGGGTGAAATGATGAGATATTGGCGCAGCTCCCATGCTGGAATGGTCCATTGCCAGGagaacagttttgcaaactgtgtAAGGCCCAAGCCAATGCATATACAGCTGTGTATACATTAAGAGATACTCTATGATACTCTTCAGTAAGAAGGCTCCCAAGCTTCTCCCTTCCTGTACATGCTTTCATTGTTATGTTTTCTGTTCCAATATTTAAATTCTCCTTGTCGGGCCATTTACAAGAGAAGATCTGCTCCCAGTATTCACCAATAAATGCATCGTTGAGGTTTTTTGAAGGACTGAGGCTGTTGAGATATTCAGTAAATTTTGGCATCTTCCCACGATGAATCGCAAAGCCAATGGTGCCCAAAACTATGCCCTTTAAGCCTTCATTTGAGAGTAAATTTGACGTTGACATGGCTTCACTGGCTATCCAGGTTATTCCTGTCACATTCTGTCTCAACATCTCTTCCATAACAGCCACAAAATCAAAATCAGAAGTTATCATAACCACCACCTTTGCAGAGGACTTTTTAACGACATTGACAAGATGAGGAGCATTCCTATTGGGTTGACCAGTcaatatattttcagcatatGCCACACAGCCTCCACCATTGATTATCTCCTGCTTAACCGTCTGAAGTCCAAACTGACCATAGTCATTATCATTGGCCAGAAGTCCTACATAAGTCCATCCAAAATGCGAGATTAGCTGGGCCAGGCCTCTCATTTGAAACTCgtcactaggaattgtccgaaaaaaGGAAGGGAATAGGTTCCTTTCACTGAGAATTGGGTTAGTTGCAAAATAACTGATCTGTTAAAGATAATAAACAGACAAAACTTTAAGATCCACATTTGTTTTACCATTTCAAACATCAAATAATATTTCAATGACATGCAGAGGTTTCAAGTCACGTGTCAAGTCAACACACAGTTggacatttacattttcaaatgttagAAAAAGTCATGTAGAAGAGGGACCTTTAAAACCaatatctgggtttttttttttaattttgtcataTTACATTTACCTGTGGGTATCGTTGCAGTCCCAAGATTTGGGCCATAAGAATTGATGTTGTTGTCCAAGAGTCACCAATGATACCAGCAAGAGGTGCCCCTTTGAGGCAGTGATAATTTGGGGTTATAACATTACCCCCCGACAGTAACGAAAGAGTCCCTTCTGCTGCTTTCCGCAACGTAAAACAAGTGTCAAAAACCTGGTAGCCCAGTGTAGTGTTAGGTAGGAGTTCCGGATTTGCATTAATTTCTTCCACAGCAAATATCAGGGCCTGCATGCTCTGATAATACTCTGTGGCAAATCTACAGAGGAACCACAGAATTAATGATAACATTTGATAAAAATATTCCATAGCATTTTTCATTTCCATGCAACATGCTTGCACTAAGGCCTAAATTGAAAGTCTGGAAGGTGCACTGGGGCTCTGTTTATGAAACTAGATTGAAAATCTGTACAGCAGCCTCTGCTCTGTATTTCAATATTTAGAAACATGGTTAacactttttgaacattttctgGAGTTTCCTTCACATAACTGGGAGAAGCGAGGTTCTACTTCTCTCTAACTGGAGGCCACAAGTTCTCAAACAATCAAAGTAATGTTATTTAACAGCCTGGACAAGTAATAACATTGGATGTAGTGTAAGTCCAAGCTATGGTCCATCAGTTTGGTTAAGCCCCCTGGCTGATATCAACCACAGTTCCAACAACATATACAACATAAAAATTTACACCTCGATTACTCTCCTGAGTGCCCTCTAGGATAGACTGCCATGACTGTACAGTTAAGCAAATAAGCGGAAATCCAAACTTTTATTTTCAATCTGCTCCCCATCCTGACCCCTTTATGGGACCAGCCCGACTATATCAGAACATCTGCCATAGGTGATATCCATAATATTAGAAGTGTTTGGTCACTTACTACTACTAGTACTATACCTCTCAGTGTATGCACTTTGGGCCAGATACAATAcagtaagaaaaaggtttatcacctgaaaacttatggacgagattcaatttgagatgcaattcaattcagaaaaacgtatctcaagGTGTATCATGTAAAAACCCTATTGACGTCtaggggaaaaactggaactgaatttggagaaaagttaaatctcgtccatgagttttcacatgataaaccatttttccaccaaactgaatctggccctttgtatTAAGCTGGACACTTATCCTCAACTTTTTCTCTCTGACACCTAAGGAAGATTCTCACTCTTATCCATAACTATATCAACTTAGGGCACTGATTTCACTACTGCTCATTGGAGACTTGAAAATCATTCTACCAAAGGGTTTACCTTATTCACTAATTCTCACACCCAGATTTGTATTTATTGGGGACTTAGAtgacatttaatttaaaaggtgATGTATGCACACACTACAATATTACTCACAATTGGCATTGCAGCTCTGAGGGCTTAGTTGTGAAATCTAGGTCATTAAAGACTCTTTCCAAATGAATCATGAAGGTTCCACCTATAACAATATCTCCTGGGTGGCTCATGCAGCCAGTAATGTTCTGGCCGGGTAGGCTGCAACTGGAGAGTAAGCATTCACATACTCCTATAGCTAATATAGAGAAAATCCATGCTGTAGAGAAGAGAAACCAACCGAGTCTTTGGTATATCCATCTGTTACAAATAATCATCTCTAAAGTGGAATAAATTCTCTCCGTCAGTGGGTCATTGTTACACACTGTCACTGTCATTATGAGAAAGACTGAAAGGGGATTCCTGACCTGCCTTTATACAGCACAGTTAAACAAATATAAAGGGGCTCATGGGAACATGACGATTAAGGCTGCTTAATTACCCAATAAGCTGCCAGAAGAGAATGTTCCTCAGAGTGATATATTTCTGATACtcacaaaacaaacatttaagcTCAATTTGGTGCAgaacaaaatctttaaaaataaagagcaactgcaaattgtctgcaGGAAGCCTAAAGTTCATGCTACGATGTTCAAtatctttaattttatttagatATTGTGCTTAGTAACGGGGAAACAACTGTTTAGAATAATTTTCAATAGATTTAAGAACAAGTTTATACTTGACTAATGGAGGGGGGTGATTTGTTTGTGATTATAATAATTAGACTAGACACCTATTGGTAttcctttttccaaaaaaacactcCAGCTCAGGATACTATTTTAGTGAGCATTGCGCCACCAAATTGCCAACACCAAAACCTTTGCAACTACCCTGGGAGGTACTCATGCACAGTACAGTAATAGGTTTGGCCTTTTTCATCTAAGTTTTAATTTCACCATCCAGAACAACAAAAGGGATTGCTGGGGTGCATGCAGGGCAAGGTGGTGGTTTGGTGCTCATTACAATAGTACCCCAGGTCGGTATGATTTTCAGCAAAGAGTTTTGGCTTGGGTCtaaggtaagcaattataataacTGGCACCACTCTATGAATGAGCCTCtatttctactttaaagggattctgtcatgggaaaacatgtttttttcaaaatacatcactttattgggctgctccagcagacttctgcactgaaatccatttttcaaaagagcaaactgatctttttatatttaattttgagatctgacatggggctagacatattaccACTTTCctaggtgcctccagtcatgtgacttgtgctctgataaacttcagtcactttttactgctgcacttcaagttggagtgatatcaccccttctttccccccagtagggatgtagcgaacgtcggaaaaaaagttcgcgaacatattcgcgaacttgcgcaaaaacgcgagcggttcgcgaacggttcgcgaaccccatagacttcaatgggaaggcgaactttaacatctaaaaaaaaaatttctggccagaaaaatgattttaaagttgtttaaagggtgcaacgacctggacagtggcatgccagaggggggatcaagggcaaaaatgtatctgaaaaatctgcctgtgtgtgcttggaagagatagtgtagggggagagctgttagtgatttcagggacagatgatagtaagtttgctggctagtaatctgcttgatactgctctgtattggagggacagaagtctgcagggatttgagggacattttagcttaggtagctttgctggctagtaatctactgttctctttaaacaactgccatacgttgaccttgtaggcattgtttgcccagtttttttggacgcagccactgaagcacagttgccagaaaaaatatgccatataaatgctgaaaatagtcatttttcgccatacgttgaccttgtagacattgtttgcccagtttttttggttgcagccactgaagcacagttgccagaaaaaatatgccatataaatgctgaaaatagtcatttttcgccatacgttgaccttgtagacattgtttgcccagttttttttggttgcagccactgaagcacagttgccagaaaaatatgccatataaatgctgaaaatagtcattttttgccatacgttgaccttgtaggcattgtttgcccagtttttttggtcgcagccactgaagcacagttgccagaaaaaatatgccatataaatgctgaaaatagtcattttttgccatatacgttgagtcaaacgtcatggcaaaaaatgactattttcagcatttatatggcatattttttctggcctctgtgcttcagtggctgcggccaaaaaaactgggcaaacaatgcctacaaggtcaacgtcgttgaccttgtaggcattgtttgcccagtttttttggccgcggCCACTGAAGCAcaagaggccagaaaaatatgccatataaatgctgaaaatagtcattttttgccatacgttgactcaacgtatatggcaaaaaatgactattttcagcatttatatggcatattttttctggcctctgtgcttcagtggctgcggccaaaaaactgggcaaacaatgcctacaaggtcaacgtcgttgaccttgtagggcattgtttgcccagtttttttggccgcagccactgaagcacagaggccagaaaaaatatgccatataaatgctgaaaatagtcattttttggtcgcagccactgaagcacagttgccagaaaattatgccatataaatgctgaaatatgcatttttttttggttgcagccactgaagcacagaggccagaaaaattatgccatataaatgctgaaaatatgcatttttttggttgcagccactgaagcacagaggccagaaaaattatgccatataaatgctgaaaatataaatttttttggttgcagccactgaagcacagaggccagaaaaattatgccatataaatgctgaaaatatgcatttttttggttgcagccactgaagcacagaggccagaaaaaattatgccatataaatgcagaaaatatgcattttttggacgcagccactgaagcacagttgccagaaaaaatatgccatataaatgctgaaaatagtcattttttgccatacgttgaccttgtagacattgtttgcccagtttttttggttgcagccactgaagcacagaggccagaaaaaattaaaccagtagggtttgcaccctagtttgtaacggtggcggagggaggaggaggacgctaaaggacagctgtgtgtggagtcatgaggcttgaagagaaggacagctgcatagaagtcagaacaagtcttccggcgtgcagtaaccctccgagatccacccctcattcattttaataaaggtcaggtaatcgacacttttgtgacctaggcgagttctcttctcagttacaatccctcctgctgcactgaaggtcctttctgagagcacacttgaggctgggcaagacaagaggttcatggcaattgtgacagctctggccacagatcaagcctgcgcacccagtagtccaggggttcatcgctcctcagagtgtcgatatctgcagttaatgccaggtagtccgctacctgccggtcgaggcgttcttgagggtggatccagaagggttgtggcgctgccttggacagaaaaacaatttgcatgtctgacgttacagactggccaaagggctttgtccttgcaggtgtgctcgtggcaggattactggcacctctgcccctggaatgttgatgagttcctgaagtgacatcacccttaaaagcattgtacaacatgttttgcaggctggtttgtaaatgccgcatcttttcggacttgtggtatgttggtaacatttctgacactttatgcttgtaccgagggtctagtagcgttgcgacccagtacaggtccttctccttaagcctcttgatacgggggtccttcaacaggcatgacagcatgaaagaccccattctcacaaggttggatgcagagctatccatctccgcttcctcattatcaaggactgcatcatccacggtctcctcccccagccacgtacaagaccaggggtccccaaaaggtcaccactagccccctgggaagcctgctcctgttggtcctcctcctcctcctccacaaagccaccttcctcctctgactccacttctggcacctctccctgcgttgcagcaggtgcctgggttcgttctggtgattccgaccagaaatcgtgcgcttccagctcctcgtcacgctggtctacagcctcatctgtcactcgtcgcacggcacgctccaggaataaagcgaagggtattaggtcgctgatggtgccttcggtgcgactgaccatatttgtcaccctcttcaaaaggtcgcatgagcctgcaggcatcgcgcataagcacccagtaacgggggaaaaaaatccccagctgtgcagatccagtcctaccacccagttcaaaaaggtactcgttgacggccctttgttgttgcagcagacgttccaacataaggagcgttgaattccagcgagtctggctgtcagaaatcaaacgcctgactggcatgttgtagcgctgcttgaatgtcagcaaggcgtgccatggctgtgtaggaacgtctgaaatgggccgacacctttctggactgggtgagaacgtcctggaatcctgggtacttggagacaaaacgttggactattaaatttaacacatgtgccatgcagggcacatgtgttaaattgcctagtctcaacgctgccaacagattgcttccattgtcacacaccacttttccgatctgcagttggtgtggggtcagccaccgatcggcctgtgactgcagagatgacaggagtacagatccggtatggtttttgctttccaggcacgtcatccccaagacagcgtgacaacggcgtacctggcacgtcgaatagcctagggggagctgggggtgcacaggtgtggaggaggagaaggaggacccagcagcagagtaagaagaagaagaagacgaggtagagagcgatggaggagtagaggtggtggcagaaccgcgtgcaatccgtggcggtgacaccaactccactgttgttgttgagctacccattccctgcttcccagccattaccaagttcacccagtgggcagtgtaggtgacatacctgccctgaccatgcttggaggaccatgcgtcagtagtcatatggacctttggcccaacactaagtgacagagatgcggtaacttggctctgccacatgttggtacaggtgtggtattccctttttagaaaaaaaaattgcggctgggtaccttccactgcggtgtcccaattgctacaaatttgcggaaggcctcagagtccaccagctggtatggtaaaagctggcgggctaagagtgcagacaagccagctgtcagacgccgggcaagggggtgacagtcagacattggcttcttacgctcaaacatggccttcacagaaacttggctggtggcagatgactgggaatgggaacaggtggtcaaggtggaaggcggagtggagggtggttcagacgggtcaaggagagcagaggtagagcagtaagatgctggaccagaaggagtgtggcttttagtttgcctgttgcctttgaggtgttgctcccaaagtgctttgtgctttgccgctcatgtgccttcgcatagaagttgtacctatgtggctgttgggcttaccaaggctcagtttctgactgcactcattgcaaattacaatgcttttgtcagaggcacacacattaaaaaaatcccacccctgctgactttttggaagtgtgcgatctggcaaggtaacagtagaagttgctGGCCAATTGGCcgggcaatggcgggtgcgttggccggctgaacacaagGTGCCCGATACATTGTTGTTGCCTACTgaatccctgcgggctgtcctccctgcttcttctaagtcttattctcctactgccctctgactctccgtctctccatctgaactaccctcctcttgctctcttctactaaggcaccacaaaacatcaatctcctcatcatcattctcctcagatgcatcaatttcttctgacacatcacagaaaggaagcagcagcggggacctcctcctcatcactcattatgtccatctctttcgtgttctctgccagaattaaatctggtgtaaggtcctcatctccttcatcttcttctggcaataatggttgcgaaattactcagttcaagaaaactcatgggaaaataactcctctgaccccagtgaagaaggggcaccggtggtggaggaagtgttacgtgggtggccatagcagtggaggatgaggaggatgttgtggtaaagttagaaacggtagaggatggggtgtgctgtgtaagccagtcaactacctctcaGCATTTGGGAGTTCAGGTGTCAGGCTTTTTAAAAtggggcaatttgctagggccacaggattgcaagcagcacggcccctagcaggCCTCTGCGTGgcgcctgcctttgcctggcatttatttttaaaaaacaacaacaacaacaaaaactcttgttttttggaaacgataatacacacagctagatggcgggttgaagaaaacagtgtgcaaataatgcctacaaggtttaacgtatacactactacagcggtggtacggattacgtaaaatatattatggctgcttgaaaaaagtcactccggtgttttttctggagacggtaatattatggatatttagacagaatgtgaacaaggtcacacagctagatggcgggttgaagaaaacactgtgcaaataatgcctacaaggtcaacgtatacacttactacagcggtggatacggattacgtaaaatatattatggctgcttgaaaaaagtcactccggtgttttttctggagacggtaatttttatggatatttagacagaatgtgaacaaggtcacacagctagatggcgggttgaagaaaaacactgtgcaaataatgcctacaaggtcaacgtatacactactacagcggtggatacggattacgtaaaatatattttggctgcttgaaaaaagtcactccggtgttttttctggagacggtaatattatggatatttagacagatgtgaacaagtcacacagctagatggcgggttgaagaaaacactgtgcaaataatgcctacaaggtcaacgtatacactactacagcggtggatacggattacgtaaaatatattatggctgcttgaaaaaagtcactccggtgttttttctggagacggtaatattatggatatttagacagaatgtgaacaaggtcatacagctagatggcgggttgaagaaaacactgtgcaaataatgcctacaaggtcaacgtatacactactacagccggtggatacggattacgtaaaatattatggctgcttg
Above is a genomic segment from Xenopus laevis strain J_2021 chromosome 3L, Xenopus_laevis_v10.1, whole genome shotgun sequence containing:
- the LOC108710424 gene encoding extracellular calcium-sensing receptor, whose product is MSHPGDIVIGGTFMIHLERVFNDLDFTTKPSELQCQLFATEYYQSMQALIFAVEEINANPELLPNTTLGYQVFDTCFTLRKAAEGTLSLLSGGNVITPNYHCLKGAPLAGIIGDSWTTTSILMAQILGLQRYPQISYFATNPILSERNLFPSFFRTIPSDEFQMRGLAQLISHFGWTYVGLLANDNDYGQFGLQTVKQEIINGGGCVAYAENILTGQPNRNAPHLVNVVKKSSAKVVVMITSDFDFVAVMEEMLRQNVTGITWIASEAMSTSNLLSNEGLKGIVLGTIGFAIHRGKMPKFTEYLNSLSPSKNLNDAFIGEYWEQIFSCKWPDKENLNIGTENITMKACTGREKLGSLLTEEYHRVSLNVYTAVYALAWALHSLQNCSPGNGPFQHGSCANISSFHPWQLLHYVNNVRFKAQDGSQVFFDAKGNPPPIYDIVNWCAKDKDILEPVTVGSYDLNAPDGKTLNIDTVGITWNNNDTQVPVSKCSPSCTPGSRKVIEPGKPLCCYACARCPQGYISNQTDAVECLPCSWDSWPNLQRTKCIPRTTEFLSYETPLGFSLAAITIFSSLVPLIILGIFMYYKETAIVRANNYSVSCLLLLSLFLCFLCSLGFIGYPQPEKCLLRQVAFGMVFDLCISCVLAKTITVVIAFNATKPGSRLRKWTGVKVPYVLILCCALIQLSICLIWLIFFQPFHELDIETKPGIIIVNCNEGSSTAFWCMLGYLGLLATISFIIAFLARRLPDSFNEAKFITFSMLAFLSVWVSFIPAYLSAQGMYTVAMEVFAILSSSWALIVCIFLSKCFIILFRPNMNSRENLMGKGRHYR